Proteins encoded together in one Mobula hypostoma chromosome 9, sMobHyp1.1, whole genome shotgun sequence window:
- the LOC134352338 gene encoding parathyroid hormone-related protein-like isoform X1, with amino-acid sequence MCSQVGNGEMSNTRRFFQRLNFAIFILCYSMATYGKPVDEISNIKKRSVSEHQFMHDKSRSIQELQRRIWLNNVMGELHTAEGRGLTQPRSPSNPKHPATWPDTPDVAALLIKLASKNEGAKTPAEQLQESKPGALKYQNAKKTGKKKKQGKSNRRKAQKGRQEKSRRHARSAGSEIRDPGIGSGSNRS; translated from the exons ATGTGTTCGCAGGTTGGGAACGGTGAAATGTCGAACACCAGGAGATTCTTTCAGCGTCTGAACTTCGCGATATTTATCTTATGTTATTCAATGGCTACCTATGGGAAACCCGTGGATGAAATCTCCAATATAAA GAAGAGGTCTGTCTCGGAGCACCAGTTCATGCATGATAAGAGCAGGTCTATCCAGGAACTGCAGAGGCGGATCTGGCTGAACAATGTAATGGGCGAACTGCATACAGCAGAGGGCCGTGGACTGACTCAGCCACGGTCGCCGAGCAATCCCAAACACCCGGCGACGTGGCCGGACACGCCGGACGTAGCAGCGCTTCTTATCAAGCTGGCGTCTAAAAACGAGGGTGCCAAGACCCCGGCGGAGCAGTTGCAAGAGAGCAAACCCGGTGCTTTAAAATACCAGAACGCAAAGAAGACCGGCAAGAAGAAGAAGCAAGGCAAAAGTAACAGGCGCAAAGCGCAGAAAGGTCGTCAGGAGAAGAGCAGGAGGCACGCACGCTCCGCCGGTTCCGAAATCAGAGATCCCGGCATCGGATCCGGTTCCAACCGCTCCTGA
- the LOC134352338 gene encoding parathyroid hormone-related protein-like isoform X2 → MSNTRRFFQRLNFAIFILCYSMATYGKPVDEISNIKKRSVSEHQFMHDKSRSIQELQRRIWLNNVMGELHTAEGRGLTQPRSPSNPKHPATWPDTPDVAALLIKLASKNEGAKTPAEQLQESKPGALKYQNAKKTGKKKKQGKSNRRKAQKGRQEKSRRHARSAGSEIRDPGIGSGSNRS, encoded by the exons ATGTCGAACACCAGGAGATTCTTTCAGCGTCTGAACTTCGCGATATTTATCTTATGTTATTCAATGGCTACCTATGGGAAACCCGTGGATGAAATCTCCAATATAAA GAAGAGGTCTGTCTCGGAGCACCAGTTCATGCATGATAAGAGCAGGTCTATCCAGGAACTGCAGAGGCGGATCTGGCTGAACAATGTAATGGGCGAACTGCATACAGCAGAGGGCCGTGGACTGACTCAGCCACGGTCGCCGAGCAATCCCAAACACCCGGCGACGTGGCCGGACACGCCGGACGTAGCAGCGCTTCTTATCAAGCTGGCGTCTAAAAACGAGGGTGCCAAGACCCCGGCGGAGCAGTTGCAAGAGAGCAAACCCGGTGCTTTAAAATACCAGAACGCAAAGAAGACCGGCAAGAAGAAGAAGCAAGGCAAAAGTAACAGGCGCAAAGCGCAGAAAGGTCGTCAGGAGAAGAGCAGGAGGCACGCACGCTCCGCCGGTTCCGAAATCAGAGATCCCGGCATCGGATCCGGTTCCAACCGCTCCTGA